One genomic segment of Candidatus Eremiobacteraceae bacterium includes these proteins:
- a CDS encoding DUF1326 domain-containing protein: MATNWQIEGRELVNCNCAYGCPCQFNALPTHGNCHAFIGYQIDKGHFGDVRLDGLRAALILSWPGPIHEGNGTMQVIVDERADAPQREALRKIISGEDTTDMATMWWVYSKMSPNKLETLYKPIEFEMNTEKRTGRLSIPGLAEMTGAPIHNPVTGAEHRVRIDLPHGFEYRIAEIGSASSSVKGQLPMELKNTYGQFAELHLSDTGVIR; the protein is encoded by the coding sequence ATGGCTACTAATTGGCAGATCGAAGGTCGAGAGCTCGTCAACTGCAATTGCGCGTACGGTTGTCCGTGCCAGTTCAACGCACTACCCACACACGGCAACTGCCATGCGTTTATCGGTTATCAGATCGACAAAGGACACTTCGGAGATGTCCGCTTGGACGGCCTCCGTGCTGCACTTATCTTGAGTTGGCCGGGTCCGATCCATGAAGGCAACGGCACGATGCAGGTGATCGTCGACGAGCGTGCCGATGCTCCGCAACGCGAGGCGCTCCGCAAGATCATAAGCGGAGAAGACACGACGGACATGGCCACCATGTGGTGGGTGTATAGCAAGATGTCGCCCAACAAGCTCGAGACGTTGTACAAGCCCATCGAATTTGAGATGAATACCGAGAAGCGCACCGGCCGGCTGAGCATCCCAGGACTTGCGGAAATGACGGGAGCGCCCATCCACAATCCGGTGACCGGCGCCGAGCACCGTGTTCGCATCGACCTTCCGCACGGCTTTGAATACAGGATAGCAGAGATCGGGAGCGCGTCGTCGAGCGTCAAGGGGCAACTCCCGATGGAGCTCAAGAACACCTACGGCCAGTTCGCGGAGCTCCATTTGAGCGACACCGGCGTCATTCGTTAA